The following coding sequences lie in one Arachis ipaensis cultivar K30076 chromosome B03, Araip1.1, whole genome shotgun sequence genomic window:
- the LOC107630856 gene encoding dual specificity protein phosphatase PHS1-like isoform X3 — protein MGKEQKQENAIITTIPPQPQDKGQENQSEPQNDDFEPEIEVPLPLTDTSRVLYMLGDFTAGPAFRFTQWLQLVRKRTANSNSNSSGFPHRRCRSATTMPSTPTIGESIQGAKCDTAPEQTEISLWDRLGKASMLDIESSSFSWDKLISLHHIEHSSSNELIEDEMNKALEVTVNSGGVVFFAFFNCTGNDDAVPKEAAAVIKISSSRMATQSERLGYEFARCLGVQTPQARVIHNTSSEWHQIKEAAEKAKEASSDEGDEIGEVTCFELLEALELSRCLFFMSYVHGSPLLENSSAFESEEFAESTSAALGRVLMLDLVIRNEDRLPCRELRWRGNSANLLLAEKKISTNTDAIEAAFDSAINRYRPKAIRALQKERRSTSVDSRLISHKPDLISQASDLSDILESPRSVDMSLERQKESPDFNIVAIDSGVPRRPPAGKRANDQVNYPKLVELLLHSSEFASNLLYDITGGKLGCPPPEDMDTLDTHDTHASDMTPVVHAFRTGFRSSLRDLQGFHIFLLTLHQRLDILFRSFMNIISKISLGEGDKEDSVVPESPSMATGSNCYSPTSRERFSNDNHQDFTDSESQRYASRASSWGNRDSCDSASTSKESRYGKFYRGNGEPLRSLRLTTKIRDFHKFAKVDAESNKELEQWNEMLKSDAIKLCQENNFYTGFFEGSDNNIIVDAYELKVRLEHILERIALISDAASTEKPSAVTSTVFIGGALAARSVYTLQYLGITHIICLCTNEIGQSDTQFPDLFEYKNFSVYDNEDCNISSIFEESCDFIDHVEQNGQKVLVHCFEGKSRSVTVVLAYLMLRK, from the exons ATGGGAAAAGAGCAAAAGCAGGAGAATGCAATCATCACCACCATACCTCCACAACCCCAG GACAAGGGCCAAGAGAACCAATCGGAACCCCAAAACGACGATTTCGAGCCTGAAATTGAGGTCCCATTGCCTCTCACCGATACTTCCCGG GTTTTGTATATGTTGGGAGATTTCACCGCAGGGCCTGCGTTTAGGTTCACGCAATGGCTCCAATTGGTTCGTAAACGCACTGCCAATTCCAATTCCAATTCCTCTGGATTCCCCCACCGTCGCTGCCGTTCTGCCACCACCATGCCTTCTACTCCGAC CATTGGCGAATCAATTCAGGGTGCAAAATGCGATACAGCCCCTGAGCAAACAGAAATTAGTTTGTGGGATAGGCTTGGGAAAGCTTCCATGTTGGACATTGAATCGAGTTCATTTTCTTGGGACAAGCTCATTTCACTTCACCACATTGAACACAGCAGTAGCAATGAACTTATTGAGGATGAAATGAACAAAGCTCTTGAG GTAACTGTAAATTCTGGAGGGGTTGTCTTCTTTGCCTTTTTCAACTGCACTGGGAATGATGATGCTGTTCCAAAAGAAGCAGCAGCTGTTATAAAGATATCATCATCAAGAATGGCAACACAGTCTGAACGCCTTGGCTATGAATTTGCCAGGTGTTTGGGAGTCCAAACGCCACAG GCTAGAGTCATTCACAATACCAGTTCAGAATGGCACCAAATAAAAGAAGCTGCAGAAAAGGCTAAAGAAGCATCATCTGATGAGGGTGATGAAATTGGGGAAGTGACCTGTTTTGAACTTTTGGAAGCTCTTGAGCTTAGCAGATGTCTCTTTTTTATGAG TTATGTACATGGATCACCTTTGCTTGAGAACTCTAGTGCCTTTGAGTCCGAAGAATTTGCAGAAAGTACATCAGCAGCTCTTGGCAGGGTGCTGATGTTGGACCTAGTCATCAGAAATGAAGATAGGCTCCCTTGTCGTGAACTTAGGTGGCGTGGGAATTCTGCAAATTTGTTGTTGGCTGAAAAGAAGATCTCTACAAATACAGATGCAATAGAAGCCGCCTTTGATTCTGCAATAAATCGATATAGACCAAAAGCAATTAGGGCTCTTCAAAAAGAAAGAAGGTCAACTTCAGTTGACAGCAGACTCATTTCTCATAAGCCTGACTTGATATCACAAGCTTCTGATCTGTCTGATATTTTAGAGTCTCCGAGATCCGTTGACATGAGCCTGGAGAGGCAAAAAGAATCTCCCGATTTTAACATTGTAGCCATTGATTCTGGTGTTCCTCGCCGGCCCCCTGCTGGAAAACGTGCAAATGACCAGGTTAATTATCCTAAGTTGGTTGAGTTGTTATTGCATAGTTCTGAGTTTGCCTCAAACCTTTTATATGATATAACTGGAGGGAAATTAGGATGTCCTCCACCAGAAGACATGGATACACTTGATACACATGATACACATGCAAGTGACATGACACCAGTAGTTCATGCATTTCGTACCGGATTTCGGTCTTCTCTTAGAGATTTGCAGGGTTTCCATATATTCCTACTAACACTTCACCAAAGACTAGATATCTTGTTTCGATCATTTATGAACATTATAAGCAAAATATCTTTGGGGGAAGGTGACAAAGAGGATTCAGTGGTACCTGAGTCACCTTCAATGGCTACTGGTAGTAATTGTTACTCTCCAACCAGTAGGGAGAGGTTTTCTAATGATAACCATCAAGATTTTACTGATTCAGAATCTCAGAGATATGCTTCAAGGGCATCATCTTGGGGAAATAGAGATAGTTGTGACTCTGCTTCAACATCAAAAGAAAGTCGGTATGGAAAGTTCTATAGAGGAAATGGGGAGCCACTTCGCAGTCTCCGCTTAACAACTAAGATTCGTGACTTTCACAAATTCGCAAAG GTCGATGCTGAATCTAATAAAGAATTGGAGCAGTGGAATGAAATGCTTAAAAGTGATGCTATCAAACTATGCCAGGAAAACAACTTCTATACAGGATTTTTTGAGGGTAGTGATAATAACATCATTGTTGATGCATATGAACTTAAG GTCAGACTTGAGCATATTCTTGAAAGAATTGCATTGATATCTGACGCTGCAAGTACAGAGAAACCATCTGCCGTTACAAGCACTGTGTTCATTGGTGGAGCACTAGCTGCAAGATCTGTTTATACATTGCAATACTTGGGAATCACACATATTATATGCTTGTGTACCAATGAAATTGGTCAATCAGATACTCAGTTTCCTGATCTATTTGAGTACAAGAATTTCTCT GTGTATGACAATGAAGATTGTAACATCAGCAGCATATTTGAAGAATCATGTGATTTTATAGATCATGTTGAACAAAATGGCCAGAAAGTTTTAGTTCATTGCTTTGAAGGGAAAAGCAGAAGTGTGACAGTGGTCCTTGCTTACTTAATGCTCAGGAAGTAA
- the LOC107630856 gene encoding dual specificity protein phosphatase PHS1-like isoform X1, translating to MGKEQKQENAIITTIPPQPQDKGQENQSEPQNDDFEPEIEVPLPLTDTSRVLYMLGDFTAGPAFRFTQWLQLVRKRTANSNSNSSGFPHRRCRSATTMPSTPTIGESIQGAKCDTAPEQTEISLWDRLGKASMLDIESSSFSWDKLISLHHIEHSSSNELIEDEMNKALEVTVNSGGVVFFAFFNCTGNDDAVPKEAAAVIKISSSRMATQSERLGYEFARCLGVQTPQARVIHNTSSEWHQIKEAAEKAKEASSDEGDEIGEVTCFELLEALELSRCLFFMSYVHGSPLLENSSAFESEEFAESTSAALGRVLMLDLVIRNEDRLPCRELRWRGNSANLLLAEKKISTNTDAIEAAFDSAINRYRPKAIRALQKERRSTSVDSRLISHKPDLISQASDLSDILESPRSVDMSLERQKESPDFNIVAIDSGVPRRPPAGKRANDQVNYPKLVELLLHSSEFASNLLYDITGGKLGCPPPEDMDTLDTHDTHASDMTPVVHAFRTGFRSSLRDLQGFHIFLLTLHQRLDILFRSFMNIISKISLGEGDKEDSVVPESPSMATGSNCYSPTSRERFSNDNHQDFTDSESQRYASRASSWGNRDSCDSASTSKESRYGKFYRGNGEPLRSLRLTTKIRDFHKFAKVDAESNKELEQWNEMLKSDAIKLCQENNFYTGFFEGSDNNIIVDAYELKVRLEHILERIALISDAASTEKPSAVTSTVFIGGALAARSVYTLQYLGITHIICLCTNEIGQSDTQFPDLFEYKNFSVYDNEDCNISSIFEESCDFIDHVEQNGQKVLVHCFEGKSRSVTVVLAYLMLRKNLTLLEAWNALKRVHRRAHPNDGFAKILLKLDQKLHGKVSMEWQQRKPSMKVCPICGKNAGLSSGSLKLHLQKAHKKLSSGSVDSAMSMEIQKALTALKISRGGSVSRTQRSSHSTDE from the exons ATGGGAAAAGAGCAAAAGCAGGAGAATGCAATCATCACCACCATACCTCCACAACCCCAG GACAAGGGCCAAGAGAACCAATCGGAACCCCAAAACGACGATTTCGAGCCTGAAATTGAGGTCCCATTGCCTCTCACCGATACTTCCCGG GTTTTGTATATGTTGGGAGATTTCACCGCAGGGCCTGCGTTTAGGTTCACGCAATGGCTCCAATTGGTTCGTAAACGCACTGCCAATTCCAATTCCAATTCCTCTGGATTCCCCCACCGTCGCTGCCGTTCTGCCACCACCATGCCTTCTACTCCGAC CATTGGCGAATCAATTCAGGGTGCAAAATGCGATACAGCCCCTGAGCAAACAGAAATTAGTTTGTGGGATAGGCTTGGGAAAGCTTCCATGTTGGACATTGAATCGAGTTCATTTTCTTGGGACAAGCTCATTTCACTTCACCACATTGAACACAGCAGTAGCAATGAACTTATTGAGGATGAAATGAACAAAGCTCTTGAG GTAACTGTAAATTCTGGAGGGGTTGTCTTCTTTGCCTTTTTCAACTGCACTGGGAATGATGATGCTGTTCCAAAAGAAGCAGCAGCTGTTATAAAGATATCATCATCAAGAATGGCAACACAGTCTGAACGCCTTGGCTATGAATTTGCCAGGTGTTTGGGAGTCCAAACGCCACAG GCTAGAGTCATTCACAATACCAGTTCAGAATGGCACCAAATAAAAGAAGCTGCAGAAAAGGCTAAAGAAGCATCATCTGATGAGGGTGATGAAATTGGGGAAGTGACCTGTTTTGAACTTTTGGAAGCTCTTGAGCTTAGCAGATGTCTCTTTTTTATGAG TTATGTACATGGATCACCTTTGCTTGAGAACTCTAGTGCCTTTGAGTCCGAAGAATTTGCAGAAAGTACATCAGCAGCTCTTGGCAGGGTGCTGATGTTGGACCTAGTCATCAGAAATGAAGATAGGCTCCCTTGTCGTGAACTTAGGTGGCGTGGGAATTCTGCAAATTTGTTGTTGGCTGAAAAGAAGATCTCTACAAATACAGATGCAATAGAAGCCGCCTTTGATTCTGCAATAAATCGATATAGACCAAAAGCAATTAGGGCTCTTCAAAAAGAAAGAAGGTCAACTTCAGTTGACAGCAGACTCATTTCTCATAAGCCTGACTTGATATCACAAGCTTCTGATCTGTCTGATATTTTAGAGTCTCCGAGATCCGTTGACATGAGCCTGGAGAGGCAAAAAGAATCTCCCGATTTTAACATTGTAGCCATTGATTCTGGTGTTCCTCGCCGGCCCCCTGCTGGAAAACGTGCAAATGACCAGGTTAATTATCCTAAGTTGGTTGAGTTGTTATTGCATAGTTCTGAGTTTGCCTCAAACCTTTTATATGATATAACTGGAGGGAAATTAGGATGTCCTCCACCAGAAGACATGGATACACTTGATACACATGATACACATGCAAGTGACATGACACCAGTAGTTCATGCATTTCGTACCGGATTTCGGTCTTCTCTTAGAGATTTGCAGGGTTTCCATATATTCCTACTAACACTTCACCAAAGACTAGATATCTTGTTTCGATCATTTATGAACATTATAAGCAAAATATCTTTGGGGGAAGGTGACAAAGAGGATTCAGTGGTACCTGAGTCACCTTCAATGGCTACTGGTAGTAATTGTTACTCTCCAACCAGTAGGGAGAGGTTTTCTAATGATAACCATCAAGATTTTACTGATTCAGAATCTCAGAGATATGCTTCAAGGGCATCATCTTGGGGAAATAGAGATAGTTGTGACTCTGCTTCAACATCAAAAGAAAGTCGGTATGGAAAGTTCTATAGAGGAAATGGGGAGCCACTTCGCAGTCTCCGCTTAACAACTAAGATTCGTGACTTTCACAAATTCGCAAAG GTCGATGCTGAATCTAATAAAGAATTGGAGCAGTGGAATGAAATGCTTAAAAGTGATGCTATCAAACTATGCCAGGAAAACAACTTCTATACAGGATTTTTTGAGGGTAGTGATAATAACATCATTGTTGATGCATATGAACTTAAG GTCAGACTTGAGCATATTCTTGAAAGAATTGCATTGATATCTGACGCTGCAAGTACAGAGAAACCATCTGCCGTTACAAGCACTGTGTTCATTGGTGGAGCACTAGCTGCAAGATCTGTTTATACATTGCAATACTTGGGAATCACACATATTATATGCTTGTGTACCAATGAAATTGGTCAATCAGATACTCAGTTTCCTGATCTATTTGAGTACAAGAATTTCTCT GTGTATGACAATGAAGATTGTAACATCAGCAGCATATTTGAAGAATCATGTGATTTTATAGATCATGTTGAACAAAATGGCCAGAAAGTTTTAGTTCATTGCTTTGAAGGGAAAAGCAGAAGTGTGACAGTGGTCCTTGCTTACTTAATGCTCAGGAA GAACTTAACTTTATTAGAAGCATGGAATGCTCTGAAACGAGTTCATCGCCGGGCACACCCTAATGATGGTTTCGCAAAGATCTTACTGAAACTAGATCAGAAACTGCACGGGAAGGTGTCAATGGAGTGGCAGCAGCGGAAACCGAGCATGAAAGTTTGCCCCATATGTGGGAAGAATGCAGGACTAAGCAGTGGCTCACTGAAACTGCATCTGCAGAAAGCACATAAGAAGCTATCATCTGGGAGTGTAGATAGTGCCATGTCAATGGAGATCCAAAAGGCATTGACAGCTTTGAAGATTAGCCGTGGCGGAAGTGTCAGCCGGACACAAAGGTCCTCTCATTCAACAGATGAGTGA
- the LOC107630856 gene encoding dual specificity protein phosphatase PHS1-like isoform X2, whose amino-acid sequence MLGDFTAGPAFRFTQWLQLVRKRTANSNSNSSGFPHRRCRSATTMPSTPTIGESIQGAKCDTAPEQTEISLWDRLGKASMLDIESSSFSWDKLISLHHIEHSSSNELIEDEMNKALEVTVNSGGVVFFAFFNCTGNDDAVPKEAAAVIKISSSRMATQSERLGYEFARCLGVQTPQARVIHNTSSEWHQIKEAAEKAKEASSDEGDEIGEVTCFELLEALELSRCLFFMSYVHGSPLLENSSAFESEEFAESTSAALGRVLMLDLVIRNEDRLPCRELRWRGNSANLLLAEKKISTNTDAIEAAFDSAINRYRPKAIRALQKERRSTSVDSRLISHKPDLISQASDLSDILESPRSVDMSLERQKESPDFNIVAIDSGVPRRPPAGKRANDQVNYPKLVELLLHSSEFASNLLYDITGGKLGCPPPEDMDTLDTHDTHASDMTPVVHAFRTGFRSSLRDLQGFHIFLLTLHQRLDILFRSFMNIISKISLGEGDKEDSVVPESPSMATGSNCYSPTSRERFSNDNHQDFTDSESQRYASRASSWGNRDSCDSASTSKESRYGKFYRGNGEPLRSLRLTTKIRDFHKFAKVDAESNKELEQWNEMLKSDAIKLCQENNFYTGFFEGSDNNIIVDAYELKVRLEHILERIALISDAASTEKPSAVTSTVFIGGALAARSVYTLQYLGITHIICLCTNEIGQSDTQFPDLFEYKNFSVYDNEDCNISSIFEESCDFIDHVEQNGQKVLVHCFEGKSRSVTVVLAYLMLRKNLTLLEAWNALKRVHRRAHPNDGFAKILLKLDQKLHGKVSMEWQQRKPSMKVCPICGKNAGLSSGSLKLHLQKAHKKLSSGSVDSAMSMEIQKALTALKISRGGSVSRTQRSSHSTDE is encoded by the exons ATGTTGGGAGATTTCACCGCAGGGCCTGCGTTTAGGTTCACGCAATGGCTCCAATTGGTTCGTAAACGCACTGCCAATTCCAATTCCAATTCCTCTGGATTCCCCCACCGTCGCTGCCGTTCTGCCACCACCATGCCTTCTACTCCGAC CATTGGCGAATCAATTCAGGGTGCAAAATGCGATACAGCCCCTGAGCAAACAGAAATTAGTTTGTGGGATAGGCTTGGGAAAGCTTCCATGTTGGACATTGAATCGAGTTCATTTTCTTGGGACAAGCTCATTTCACTTCACCACATTGAACACAGCAGTAGCAATGAACTTATTGAGGATGAAATGAACAAAGCTCTTGAG GTAACTGTAAATTCTGGAGGGGTTGTCTTCTTTGCCTTTTTCAACTGCACTGGGAATGATGATGCTGTTCCAAAAGAAGCAGCAGCTGTTATAAAGATATCATCATCAAGAATGGCAACACAGTCTGAACGCCTTGGCTATGAATTTGCCAGGTGTTTGGGAGTCCAAACGCCACAG GCTAGAGTCATTCACAATACCAGTTCAGAATGGCACCAAATAAAAGAAGCTGCAGAAAAGGCTAAAGAAGCATCATCTGATGAGGGTGATGAAATTGGGGAAGTGACCTGTTTTGAACTTTTGGAAGCTCTTGAGCTTAGCAGATGTCTCTTTTTTATGAG TTATGTACATGGATCACCTTTGCTTGAGAACTCTAGTGCCTTTGAGTCCGAAGAATTTGCAGAAAGTACATCAGCAGCTCTTGGCAGGGTGCTGATGTTGGACCTAGTCATCAGAAATGAAGATAGGCTCCCTTGTCGTGAACTTAGGTGGCGTGGGAATTCTGCAAATTTGTTGTTGGCTGAAAAGAAGATCTCTACAAATACAGATGCAATAGAAGCCGCCTTTGATTCTGCAATAAATCGATATAGACCAAAAGCAATTAGGGCTCTTCAAAAAGAAAGAAGGTCAACTTCAGTTGACAGCAGACTCATTTCTCATAAGCCTGACTTGATATCACAAGCTTCTGATCTGTCTGATATTTTAGAGTCTCCGAGATCCGTTGACATGAGCCTGGAGAGGCAAAAAGAATCTCCCGATTTTAACATTGTAGCCATTGATTCTGGTGTTCCTCGCCGGCCCCCTGCTGGAAAACGTGCAAATGACCAGGTTAATTATCCTAAGTTGGTTGAGTTGTTATTGCATAGTTCTGAGTTTGCCTCAAACCTTTTATATGATATAACTGGAGGGAAATTAGGATGTCCTCCACCAGAAGACATGGATACACTTGATACACATGATACACATGCAAGTGACATGACACCAGTAGTTCATGCATTTCGTACCGGATTTCGGTCTTCTCTTAGAGATTTGCAGGGTTTCCATATATTCCTACTAACACTTCACCAAAGACTAGATATCTTGTTTCGATCATTTATGAACATTATAAGCAAAATATCTTTGGGGGAAGGTGACAAAGAGGATTCAGTGGTACCTGAGTCACCTTCAATGGCTACTGGTAGTAATTGTTACTCTCCAACCAGTAGGGAGAGGTTTTCTAATGATAACCATCAAGATTTTACTGATTCAGAATCTCAGAGATATGCTTCAAGGGCATCATCTTGGGGAAATAGAGATAGTTGTGACTCTGCTTCAACATCAAAAGAAAGTCGGTATGGAAAGTTCTATAGAGGAAATGGGGAGCCACTTCGCAGTCTCCGCTTAACAACTAAGATTCGTGACTTTCACAAATTCGCAAAG GTCGATGCTGAATCTAATAAAGAATTGGAGCAGTGGAATGAAATGCTTAAAAGTGATGCTATCAAACTATGCCAGGAAAACAACTTCTATACAGGATTTTTTGAGGGTAGTGATAATAACATCATTGTTGATGCATATGAACTTAAG GTCAGACTTGAGCATATTCTTGAAAGAATTGCATTGATATCTGACGCTGCAAGTACAGAGAAACCATCTGCCGTTACAAGCACTGTGTTCATTGGTGGAGCACTAGCTGCAAGATCTGTTTATACATTGCAATACTTGGGAATCACACATATTATATGCTTGTGTACCAATGAAATTGGTCAATCAGATACTCAGTTTCCTGATCTATTTGAGTACAAGAATTTCTCT GTGTATGACAATGAAGATTGTAACATCAGCAGCATATTTGAAGAATCATGTGATTTTATAGATCATGTTGAACAAAATGGCCAGAAAGTTTTAGTTCATTGCTTTGAAGGGAAAAGCAGAAGTGTGACAGTGGTCCTTGCTTACTTAATGCTCAGGAA GAACTTAACTTTATTAGAAGCATGGAATGCTCTGAAACGAGTTCATCGCCGGGCACACCCTAATGATGGTTTCGCAAAGATCTTACTGAAACTAGATCAGAAACTGCACGGGAAGGTGTCAATGGAGTGGCAGCAGCGGAAACCGAGCATGAAAGTTTGCCCCATATGTGGGAAGAATGCAGGACTAAGCAGTGGCTCACTGAAACTGCATCTGCAGAAAGCACATAAGAAGCTATCATCTGGGAGTGTAGATAGTGCCATGTCAATGGAGATCCAAAAGGCATTGACAGCTTTGAAGATTAGCCGTGGCGGAAGTGTCAGCCGGACACAAAGGTCCTCTCATTCAACAGATGAGTGA
- the LOC107630857 gene encoding chaperone protein ClpC, chloroplastic — MPTVLAQSINLPGLVARQRHSQLRGLGKFKRSVVMMSALQVPGSRLIGFSGLRTLNPLDTKSRHVQDLHSKVLTASSSRRARASRCIPKAMFERFTEKAIKVIMLAQEEARRLGHNFVGTEQILLGLIGEGTGIAAKVLKSMGINLKDARVEVEKIIGRGSGFVAVEIPFTPRAKRVLELSLDEARQLGHNYIGSEHLLLGLLREGEGVAARVLENLGADPANIRTQVIRMVGESADSVGATVGSGSSSNKMPTLEEYGTNLTKLAEEGKLDPVVGRQQQIERVTQILGRRTKNNPCLIGEPGVGKTAIAEGLAQRIANGDVPETIEGKKVITLDMGLLVAGTKYRGEFEERLKKLMEEIKQSDEIILFIDEVHTLIGAGAAEGAIDAANILKPALARGELQCIGATTLDEYRKHIEKDPALERRFQPVKVPEPTVDETIQILRGLRERYEIHHKLRYTDEALVAAAQLSHQYISDRFLPDKAIDLLDEAGSRVRLQHAQLPEEAKELDKEVRQIVKEKEEAVRNQDFEKAGELRDREMDLKAQISALVEKGKEMSKAESEAGDAGPVVTEVDIQHIVSSWTGIPVEKVSTDESDRLLKMEETLHKRVIGQDEAVKAISRAIRRARVGLKNPNRPIASFIFSGPTGVGKSELAKALAAYYFGSEEAMIRLDMSEFMERHTVSKLIGSPPGYVGYTEGGQLTEAVRRRPYTVVLFDEIEKAHPDVFNMMLQILEDGRLTDSKGRTVDFKNTLLIMTSNVGSSVIEKGGRKIGFDLEYDEKDSSYNRIKSLVTEELKQYFRPEFLNRLDEMIVFRQLTKLEVKEIADIMLKEVFERLKAKDIDLSVTERFRERVVEEGYNPSYGARPLRRAIMRLLEDSMAEKMLAREIKEGDCVIVDADSDGNVIVLNGSSGAPDSLPEPLPV; from the exons ATGCCGACGGTTTTGGCTCAGTCAATTAATTTACCTGGCCTAGTGGCTAGGCAAAGGCATAGTCAACTGAGGGGATTAGGAAAATTTAAAAGATCAGTGGTAATGATGTCTGCCTTACAAGTGCCTGGATCAAGGCTGATAGGTTTCTCAGGATTACGTACTCTTAATCCTTTGGATACTAAGTCGAGACATGTTCAAGATTTGCATTCAAAGGTGTTaactgcttcttcttcaaggAGAGCAAGGGCTAGCAGATGCATACCTAAAGCCATGTTTGAGCGTTTCACGGAGAAAGCAATCAAAGTAATCATGCTGGCCCAGGAGGAGGCAAGACGACTTGGTCACAATTTTGTTGGAACAGAACAGATTCTATTGGGGCTAATTGGTGAAGGTACTGGAATTGCTGCTAAGGTTCTAAAGTCTATGGGGATTAACCTTAAAGATGCACGTGTAGAAGTTGAAAAGATAATTGGAAGGGGTAGTGGATTTGTTGCTGTTGAGATTCCATTCACTCCCCGTGCAAAACGTGTTCTGGAACTCTCACTGGATGAAGCTCGTCAACTTG GTCACAATTATATTGGATCTGAACACTTGCTTCTTGGTCTCCTTCGTGAGGGTGAAGGTGTAGCAGCACGTGTTCTTGAAAACCTGGGTGCTGATCCAGCTAATATTCGCACTCAG GTTATCCGTATGGTTGGTGAGAGTGCTGACAGTGTTGGTGCTACTGTAGGCTCAGGTAGTAGCAGCAATAAGATGCCGACTTTGGAGGAGTATGGCACAAATTTGACCAAGTTAGCAGAGGAG GGAAAATTGGATCCTGTTGTCGGAAGGCAGCAACAAATTGAACGTGTCACTCAAATTTTAGGTCGTCGTACCAAAAACAACCCTTGCCTTATTGGAGAACCTGGTGTTGGGAAGACAGCTATTGCTGAAGGTCTTGCCCAACGTATTGCAAATGGGGATGTTCCTGAAACCATAGAGGGAAAGAAG GTTATAACCCTTGATATGGGACTGCTTGTAGCTGGAACTAAATATCGTGGAGAATTTGAAGAGAGGCTTAAGAAACTAATGGAGGAAATCAAACAGAGTGATGAGATAATACTATTTATTGATGAAGTTCACACTCTGATTGGAGCAGGAGCAGCTGAAGGGGCGATTGATGCTGCAAACATATTAAAACCAGCTCTTGCTAGAGGGGAATTGCAG TGTATAGGAGCTACGACACTGGATGAATACAGGAAGCACATTGAAAAGGATCCAGCTTTGGAAAGACGATTCCAGCCAGTTAAAGTGCCAGAGCCAACTGTGGATGAAACCATACAAATACTGAGAGGACTTAGAGAGCGCTATGAAATTCACCACAAGCTCCGCTATACTGATGAAGCCCTTGTAGCTGCTGCCCAGTTGTCACACCAATATATCAG TGATCGATTTTTGCCTGATAAAGCAATAGATTTGCTTGATGAAGCTGGTTCTCGAGTCCGTCTTCAACATGCACAG TTACCTGAAGAAGCAAAGGAACTTGACAAGGAGGTCAGGCAGATTGTGAAGGAGAAAGAAGAAGCTGTACGCAACCAAGACTTTGAGAAG GCTGGAGAGCTACGAGATAGAGAAATGGATCTCAAGGCACAGATCTCAGCTCTTGTTGAGAAAGGCAAGGAGATGAGCAAGGCAGAGAGTGAGGCAGGAGATGCAGGTCCAGTTGTGACTGAAGTTGACATACAACACATTGTCTCCTCTTGGACAGGTATTCCTGTCGAGAAAGTATCAACAGATGAATCCGATCGTCTTCTCAAGATGGAAGAGACATTACACAAGCGAGTCATTGGTCAGGATGAAGCAGTAAAAGCCATTAGTCGTGCTATCCGTCGAGCACGGGTTGGATTGAAGAACCCTAATCGTCCAATTGCCAGCTTCATCTTTTCTGGGCCAACTGGTGTGGGAAAGTCTGAGTTGGCGAAAGCACTGGCTGCATACTACTTTGGTTCTGAAGAAGCCATGATTCGGCTTGATATGAGTGAATTTATGGAAAGACACACGGTGTCAAAACTCATTGGTTCCCCTCCTGGATATGTTGGTTATACTGAGGGTGGTCAACTAACCGAGGCAGTTCGGCGTCGTCCCTACACAGTTGTACTTTTCGATGAGATTGAGAAAGCCCATCCTGATGTGTTCAATATGATGCTTCAGATCCTGGAAGATGGAAGGCTAACAGACAGTAAGGGAAGAACTGTGGACTTCAAGAACACACTTCTTATAATGACATCAAATGTTGGAAGTAGTGTGATTGAGAAGGGAGGCCGCAAAATAGGATTTGATCTCGAATACGATGAGAAGGACAGCAGCTATAACCGAATCAAGAGCTTGGTGACCGAGGAGCTGAAGCAATACTTTAGACCAGAATTTTTGAACAGGCTGGATGAAATGATCGTTTTCAGGCAACTCACGAAACTTGAGGTGAAGGAGATAGCTGACATAATGCTGAAGGAGGTGTTTGAGAGGCTGAAAGCTAAAGATATTGATCTTTCGGTGACAGAGAGGTTCAGAGAGAGAGTGGTTGAGGAGGGCTATAATCCTAGTTATGGGGCTAGGCCTCTAAGAAGAGCGATAATGCGACTTTTGGAGGACAGCATGGCAGAGAAGATGCTTGCTAGAGAGATCAAAGAGGGAGACTGTGTTATTGTGGATGCTGATTCTGATGGCAATGTGATCGTGCTCAATGGTAGCAGTGGTGCCCCGGATTCACTACCCGAGCCTCTTCCTGTGTAA